The Candidatus Zixiibacteriota bacterium genomic interval AAACTTTCTCCACACCTGCATAGTTCTTTATATAGATATCAAACAGATTTTTGGAGACTTCCCACAAAAGAGCTGAAGATAAAGCCCCGATAAAAGCTGAGAAGCTTGAAATCTTTCTATACGGGATGAACTTATACAGTAGAAAGAAAAGTAGTAGGCTCAGGAATACTGGGATGAGAATGGCAAAAAGATTGGCTATAAACGGAGCATCCGAGAGCCTAAAGTGAACAAACGGCAAAGTCATGCGCTTGGCAAAGGCATACAGGCTGGTCATTCCCAGGGAGAGAACGACAATCGCCAGAGAAGCCGGCACCAGAATTACAGAAAGAACTTTGCTGTGAAAATATCTCCTTCCCCGGTTCACCTTCCAGACTATGTTCAGGGATTGCTCCATAACTGAGAAAATCCTGGTTGCCGCCCAGGTCAGACCTAAGATACCAAATAATCCAAAGACCTCTTTTTTTTCTATCAAACGAAAAAGAAGCTTAAACGAGGTAGCAGTTGACAAAGGGAAGGTCTTGACCAACAGGAAATAAGCAGAGGATGAGGCTTTTTCAGAGGAATGCAGCACAAAACCCAAAAGGGAGATCAGAAGCAGAAACAGTGGAATTAGAGACAAAATGGCATAAAAAGAGATGGCCGCCGCCATTAAAGGGCAATTGTCTTTAAAGAAAAAATGGATAAAGGTTTCTTTGAACCAATTCCACAAAAAAACTAGGTTTTGTTTAAAGCTCATTGACTTTTGTTTTTTTCGTAGGGCAAATCTCAAGATCCATTTTGGACCTTCAGGTTTGCATTTGTTTGTCGTAGCGCGACCCTTTTCCTATTAACGGATCCGTAGGACAGGGTTGCTTGGGTGCCACCCTCAAACTGGTTTGAGGGTGAGTTATCCTTAGGGGCACGGCATGCCGTGCCCCTACATCTACAAACTCCTCTCTGAACAGTTGATTATTATATAACCTCACCCTTACCCTCTCCTAAAAGGAGAGGGTAAAGACAATTATTCCTCTTTTTCTACTGTGGTGTCAGGAGTTACCTCCTGACAC includes:
- a CDS encoding YihY/virulence factor BrkB family protein, yielding MAAAISFYAILSLIPLFLLLISLLGFVLHSSEKASSSAYFLLVKTFPLSTATSFKLLFRLIEKKEVFGLFGILGLTWAATRIFSVMEQSLNIVWKVNRGRRYFHSKVLSVILVPASLAIVVLSLGMTSLYAFAKRMTLPFVHFRLSDAPFIANLFAILIPVFLSLLLFFLLYKFIPYRKISSFSAFIGALSSALLWEVSKNLFDIYIKNYAGVEKVYGSFGAIVILLFWIYYSAFILLIGAEVGANFEILRGKNKVGGMAESSD